GCGCCGGCGACCTGCGCACGCCCGAGGGCTGCGCGCAGGTTCTGGCCCTGGTCAGCGAACGCTTCGGGCGTTGCGATATCCTGGTCAACTCGGCAGGAGCGACCCGCGCCGGGGCCTTCCTCGACCTCGACGAAGATGCCTGGCAGGACGGCTTCGCCCTGAAGTTCTTCGCCTGTTCACGCCTGTGCCGGCTGTTCTGGCCCCTGCTGGCGGCAGCCGAGGGACATGTCGTCAACATTGTCGGCGGCGCCGCGCGGACCCCGGACCCGGAATTCCTGATCGGCGGCGCGGTCAATGCCGCCATGGCCAATTTCTCCAAGGGACTGTCGAAGCTCGGCAAACGCGACAAGGTCAACGTCAACGCCATCTATCCCGGCCTGACCGAGACCGAACGGGTTGAACAGCTGTTCCAACAGCGCGCCGAAGCGACCGGCAAGACGCCGCAGGAAGTCCGCGACGAGGCCGTCGTCAACGAGGGACTGCACAGGCTTGGAAAACCGGAGGACGTCGCCGCGTTGACGCTGTTCCTGTGTTCGCAATCCGCCCGCCATATCCAGGGGACGTCCATCGCCGTCGATGGCGGCGCGACCGCCTGCCTTTTTTAAAGAGAGACTCAAACCCATGTCGCCACTACGCATCGCCCTGATCGGCGCCGGAAACATCGGTCATCGTCATTTAAAGGTTCTGCTGGCCGATCCCGACTATCAGGTGGTCGGCATTGCCGATCCGGCGCCGAACACCGCCGATTACTGTCGTGAGCAGGAAATCCCGTACTTCGCCGATCCCGAAGCCATGCTCGACGAGGTCCGGCCCGATGGCGCGATTGTCGCCGTGCCGAACCAGCTGCATGTCATCACCGGGCTCGCTTGCCTGTCGCGCAAGGTGCCGGTGCTGATCGAGAAACCGCTGGCCGATTCCCTGGACGGGGCCCTCGACATCCTCGACGCCGTTGAAAGTTCCGGCGTCCCGGTCCTGGTCGGCCACCACCGCCGCCACAATCCGATCATGCGCCGGGCCGCCGAGATTCTCAGGGAAGACGGCGTTGGCAAGATCATAGCGGTCGCCGGCATGTGGCTGGCCCACAAGCCCGACGACTATTTCGATATTCCCTGGCGCCGCCAGCCGGGCGCCGGGCCGATCCTGACCAACGCCATCCACGATATCGATAACCTGCGCATGTTGTGCGGCGAGATCGAAACCATCCAGGCATCGACCTCCAATACCGTCAGGGGCCATCCCATCGAGGACACCGCCGCCGCCGTCATCACCTTCGCCAACGGCGCCCTCGGCACCCTGATCGTGTCCGATACGGTGACCTCGCCGTGGAGCTGGGAATGGGTTTCCGAGGAGAACCCGTACTATCCCCATGAACCGCGCGACTGCTATCTGGTGACCGGTACCGGCGGCAGCCTGGCTGTGCCGTCGCTGGAATTGTGCTGGCACGAACCCGGCGGCCATTGGGGCACCCCCTTGACCAAGCGCCGCAACCCGGTCACCCCGGGCGACGCCTATATCGAACAGATGTGCAACTTCGCCGACGTCATCCGCGGCAAGGCGGAACCGGTGGTCAGCGCCTTTGACGGCGCGCGCACCCTGGCGGCGACCCTGGCGATCACCTTGTCGGCGCGCAGCGGCCAGCCGGTGCAAATCGATGACCTGATGCGCCGTGACCGCGACCCGGATGCCGCGCCCACCGAAGAGAAGGCGTCATGAGCACGCCGGTTCGCGCCGCCTGCGTGATGGGGTGGCCGGTCGAGCATTCCCGGGCGCCGATCATGCACGGTTATTGGATCAGCAAGTACGGCATTTCCGGGGATTACCGTAAGGAAGCGATCAGGCCCGAGGATTTCCCCGAATTCGTCAGCCATTTGAGCGAACACGGATATGTCGGCGGTAACATCACCCAGCCGCACAAGGAGGTGGCGCTGGCCTTATCGACGCCCGATGACCGCGCCCGCGCCATTGGCGCGGCCAATGTCGTGTGGCTGGACGACGACGAACTGCGCTCCACCAACACCGATGGCGACGGCTTCATCACGGCGCTCGACCACGGCTCGCCGGGCTGGGACCGGAACCGAGACGTGGCGGTGGTGATCGGCGCCGGCGGCGCCAGCATGAGCGTCGTCTACGTCTTGCTCGAACGCGGCTTTAAGCGGGTTCATGTGGTCAACCGCACCCTGGCACGTGCCGAGATGCTGCGGGACCGTTTCGGTTCGGCGGTCCATCCGACATCCTGGGACGATCTGCCCAGTGTCCTGGCCGAGGCGCAATTCCTGGCCAATTCATCGTCGCTGGGCATGGTCGGGGAGCCCGACAAGGACTGGGACTTGTCCTCCCTGCATGACGACGTCGTCGTCGCCGACGTCGTCTATGCGCCGATCAAGACTTCTCTGCTGGCCGCCGCCGAACGGCGCGGGCTGCGAACTTCCGACGGACTCGGCATGCTGCTGCATCAGGCGGGCCGCGGTTTCGAACTGTGGTTCGGCGTCCACCCGGAAGTGACAGCAGAACAACGGGCGTTGGTTGAGGCCGCACTGAAAGATCATTGAATAACAACCTGACCAGTATAAGGAGGAGACGACATGAAACCCAAAATCATGGTTCTGAACGGCCCAAACTTGAATATGCTCGGAACCCGCCAGCCGGAATTCTACGGCTATGATACCCTCGCCGATATCGAGGGCCGGCTGGAAAAGCTGGCCGAGATCCACGGCGCCATCCTGGATCTGCGCCAGACCAATTACGAGGGCGAATTGGTGACCTGGGTCCAGGAAGCCCGGACAACCTGCGCCGGCATCGTCATCAACCCGGCGGCCTACACCCACACCTCGCTGGCCCTCGGCGACGCGCTGGCCGCCTGCGACATCCCGATCATCGAGCTTCACCTCTCCAACCCCCACAAGCGCGAGGAATTCCGCAAGCATTCCTACGTCTCGCTGGTGACGACGGGGGTGATTTTCGGACTCGGCGCCTATGGCTACGAGGTCGCCTTCGAAGCGATGATCAGGCTCGTCGCCAACAAGGCCGAGGCGGAAGCTAAATAAGGGCCGGCGGCTCGCTGCTTAAAGAATCGATCAGTTTTTCACGTTTAGTTCGAACACAACATGTTCAAACTAAACGTGAACTGATCTAGCGGGGTATGGCGACCGTTTTACCATCGTTAACGGAGAGCTTGGCGGCGTCGGCCAGTTGCTGTGCCGCCAGGCCATCCGCAAGGGTCGGGAGTTGGCCCTGCCGACCGCTGGTGATGGCCTCGAAGAACACGTCCAGTTCCTGCGTGTAGGTGTGTTCGAAACGTTGATACCAGGTCGGAAACAGGCCCTCGTGGGTCATCCCCGATTGCGTAAATTGGCTGTAGGCCCCGACCGGCGCCTGCCGGGTCTGCAACATTCCCTTGGAACCGACCACTTCCAGCCGTTCGTCTTGGCCATAGGCGGCGCGCCAACTGAAGTCGAACTGGCACAGGACCCCGCTCGGCAGACGCATGGTGATCATCGCGGTGTCGACTTCGCCGACCTCGGCGAAACGCGGATTGACCAGCGCCGCCCCCATGGCGAACACCTGCACCGGATGCTCACCGGTGATCCAGCGGGCAAGGTCGTAAAAATGGCTGCCTTTTTCCCCGAACAGCCCGCCCGAGGTCTTGATGAACTCGAGCGTCGGCGCCGCCGCGCTTCGTGAGGTGATGAGAATCGATTCGAGTTGACCGATGTCGCCGCCGGCGACGGCCTCCTTGATGCCGGCATATTGGGGATGAAATCGCCTGTTGAAAGCCATCCCGGCGGTCAGATGCACCGCCCCTGCGGACTCGACGATCGCCGCCCCCGCCGGGTGATCCGAGGCCAGCGGTTTCTCGCACAGGAAGGGTTTGCCGGCGGCGACGCAGGCCCTGGCGACGTCGCCGTGGGAGGCCGTCGATGAGGCGATGATAACGGCGTCCATGGTGTCGCCGAGGGCGTCGTCCAGGGAGGTGGCGGCGCTGGCGCCGTGCTCTTCGGCCACCGTCACCGCCGCTTCCGGGTTGATATCGTAAACGGCGGACAGCCGCGCGCCTGCGTGGCGGGCCAGGTTGCGGGCGTGAATCCGGCCGATGGCGCCGGCGCCAATGACGGCGATGTTCAGCATTGTAAGTCTCCCAATCGATTATCGTCTCAACGGTAGGTTTCCGGATGGGCGCGCATCCATTCGGCGAATTCAAGGATTCCGGCTTCCAGGGAATGACCGACGGTGAAGCCGGTATCGTGTTGCAGCCGTTCGCCGGCGAGCGGCCCGCGCGGGGCGGTGTAGGTGGTCCAGGGTTCGGTCCCTGGCCCCAGTTCGATGACGGCGCCGGGTACCGCCGTGCGAACGGCGGCGGCGACCTGGCTGGTCGTGAAGTTGACCCCCGGGCCGAGATGGTAGAGATCGAAGTTAAGGGCCGGGGCCCGGCAGGCGGCGATCAGGCCAGCGGCGACATCGGCGACATAGGTGAAACTGGCGGCGAAGTCGGCGCCGCCGGGGTCGCGCACCGGCGTGCCCGCCAGCGCCTTGGCCAGGAACACGGGAATCGGCCCCCGCGTCGCGTCGGTGATCACCGTCGGCGGCCCGTACACCCACGAGATACGGACGACCGCCGCCGAGACATCGAACTGGGTGCGATACATGCGGGTCAGCAATTCGGCGCACAACTTTGTGGTGCCGTAGATGTTGGTGGCGGTTGGCGTCGTGTCTTCGAAAATCGGCCTGGTGACGTCGTTCAGATTCTGGAAAACCCCGCCCGTGCTGGCCACGATGACGCGCCGCCAGTGTTTTCGGCGGGCCACATCCAGCAGGTTGGCGACGGCAAGCGCGTTGCTCTGAACCGCCGCCACGGGGTCGGGGCGGGCATAGGCCTCGTTGGAGACCGCGGCCAGATGGATGCAGGCGTCGATGGCGTGGTCGTCGGCCAGGGTTTCGATGGCGGCGATATCGACGAGGTCGCAGGGGAACCAGCGGACGGCGTCGCCAAGGGCCCGGGCGGCGGGCTCATCGAACGTCCGGCGGTACTGGGCGACGACGCCGGCGCCGTCCGCCGATGCCTGGCGGGCGACTTCATATCCCACTTGTCCCATTGCGCCGGTGACCAGAAGCGCCATTACTTTTCCTCCCATGGGTTCGCCGATTGGATTTTAGAGTTCCAGTTGGCAATTGACCCAGGCGCCGCCGGCCTTGTGCGACTCGACGGCGGCTTCGATAAAGCGCACGCCGCGGGCGCCGTCTTCGACCCTGGGATAGAGCAGCCAGTCCTCGGGCAGGACGATTCCGTCACGGCGCGCCGCTACGGCCAAGGCGAACTCGGTGTAGAGGTTGGCCCAGGCTTCGATCCAGCCCTCAGAGTTGCCGCGCGACAGCCGGACAAAGCGTTCGACGCCGGGGCCGATGCCGTCGCCCTGGCCGCGGCTGAGAATTTGATCGGGTTTGCCGAAAATGTTGACCTTGAGGAATTCCGGTTTTTCGTGATCCCATTCGATGCCGCCCAGGCTGCCGTATATGCGCAGCCGCAGGCCACCGCGATTGCCCGGCGCGACCCGGGTCGCCAGCAGGGTTCCGGGGATGTCATCGGCGTAGCGGGTCATCATCATGACCGTATCGTCGAGGGTCTTGGGCAAGCCGCAGACATGCAATTCGGCCCGCAGGTGGGTCAACTCCAGGCCGGAAACGAACGACGCCATGTGATGGGCGTGGGTGCCGATGTCGCCGGTGCAACTCGTCAATCCCGTCTTTGCCGGGTCGAGACGCCATTTGACATGCGGCGCCGCCGCCGTTGCATCGGTGGTCATCCAGTCCTGCATGTATTCGGTATGGATCTGGTTGACCTGTCCGATGACGCCGCCCTGGACCATTTCCCGGGCCTGGCGGACCATCGGGAAAGACGTGAAGGCATGGGCGACGCAGAACACCAACCCGGTCTTGCGGGCGAGATGCAGCAGTTCGATGGCTTCGGAGAGATCGTTTGTCAGCGGTTTGTCGCAGAGCACATCGATGCCGGCCTCGAGGAAGGCGCGGGCGGCGCCGTAATGACCGTCATTGGGAGTGGTGATCACGACCGCGTCGATGCCGTCGGGACGTTCGGCCTCGATCGTGGCCATCTCCTCATAGGTGGCGAAACAACGCTCATCGGGTAGGAACCAGTCGGCGCCCCGCGCCTTGGCCGTTACCGGGTCGGACGACAGGGCCCCGGCCACCATCTCCCAGCGGTCACTGAGCCGCGCCCCCATCGCCTGAATGACGGCGATGCGGCCGCCGCCGACGATGCCGAAGCGCAAGCGCCGGGAAAGACGGGGAAAGGCGCCCTCGAATAAGACCTCGGTCGGAAGCAACCTGTCTCTCGTATCGGTCATGTCTCCCCCTCGTTGCACCGGCGGGAATAGGATATGTTATTTTAAATAAGGTTCTACCATGTATGCAATATAAAAATAGTTATATCGGATAAAATGCACGGTTCAACTTTAAGACACCCAGGCGTCCCCGCTGTCGAGGCGCGGGGCGGCTTGGGGGCTTGTGATGATGAGTGTCTTCAGCCGAGGCGGGATATGCCCTAGGTCAGGATTTGTTCGATGAAAGTCGTCGAAATAACGCTCTGTGCCTCGCGTTCGATGTGGGTGGCCAGGGCCTGGCCGGCCATCTCGCCGTCGCGGTTCAGGGCGGCGCTGAGGATTCTTTCATGGTCTTCATGCTCGACCTCGCGTTGTTCGGCGGTTCGCTGATCGGTCGAAAGACACCAGTAGCGCTGGGTCTGGTCGTACAGGGCCGAGATGAATCGAAGCTGCCAGGGGAAACCGCATTTGCCGATCAGGGCCATGTGGAAGCGCCGGTTTTCGTCCTGATAGGCGCCGTCGCCGATATCGTCCTGTTCGCCTGACGCGGTGGAAAAGCTGGAAAGACGGTACATCGCCCCGACAACCTTGGCCTCCCACTCCAGGTCGCCGTTGTTGACCGAGTGGCACAGGGCATCGACCTCAAGGATGATGCGCAGGCGGGTGATTTCGCGGAATTCCTCGAGCGATGCCGGGGCGGCCCAGTACCCCCGCTGGCCTCTTTTCACCACCAGCCCCTCGGCGGCCAGGCGTGAAACGGCCTCGCGCACGGGTCCAACACTGGTCTGGTAGCGGTCCTTCAGGTCCGAAATTTGAAGCTTGCTCGACGGCGCTATGGTGCTGTTGAGAATATCGGTTCTCAGTTGTTCGTATGCCCAATCCTGTTGAGAAATAGGCAGTGGTTCGTTCAAATTTTCAGACATCGGTCTTTTTCGCTGAAATCATAATAGTTGAAAAATAGCAGCTCAAATAGGTTTTGTCTAACTAAGAAACAACTATACTCAGTATCCCGGGGCATGGGGTGACTTTTGGTCGATGAGCGGACAGATCATGTTTGGACGCTCACGGGATTGCACGGAAAACAATGGAATAAGGGCAGCAATCATGGAAAGCAAAAATGAGCATATTATTGTCGAGCGGCGCGGCACCGGCTTGATCCTGACCCTTAACAGACCGCAGGTCCGAAATGCCCTGCATCCCCCGGCTCATGACGAACTTTCCCGCGCCTTCGACCGACTTGAAGCAGACGATTCCGTTCACTATGCGGTTGTTACAGGCGCCGGCGACAAGGCGTTTTGCACGGGCTCGGACCTGAAATTCCGCGCCGAGACCGGAGAGACCTATATACCGCCCATGGGGTTCGCCGGCCTGACCGAGCGCTTCGGACTCGACAAGCCGGTCATCGCCGCGATCAATGGCGATGCCGTCGGCGGCGGCATGGAGATCGTTCTGGCGTGCGATCTGGCGATCGCCGTAAAGGGCGCGCGCTTCGGCTTTCCGGAACCGAAGGTCGGACTGGCGGCGAGTGGCGGGCTGCATCGTCTGATCCGCCAAATTCCGACGAAATTCGCCATGCAGATCGCCCTCAAGAGCGAGTTGTTTTCCGCCGGCGAGGCGCTTGCCCTGGGGCTGGTCAATGCGGTCGTCGAGCCGCAGGAACTCAATGACGAAATCGATAAACTGATCCAAACGCTGGAGGCCAATGCGCCCTTGTCCCTGCGGGCAACGAAACAGATGATGCTGGCGGGGCTCGACGAGCCTTCCCTGGAAGCGGCGTTCGCCGGCAGTTATCCCGCCTATGAGACGATGCTTGCTTCCGAAGATGCGGTGGAAGGGCCGCTGGCGTTTTCGCAAAAACGGAAGCCAAAATGGCGCGCCCGATAGAGGGATTAATTGTGGGGTTAACAGACATCCTTTCAATTGATAGTCTGACAGAATGGATGAAAAGCAACGCGCTCGGCTTGGCTGGATACGGCTTTACGAAGAGGTAAAAGACGCCGGTTTTGTCTGTCGCCGATGCGGTATTTCCCGACCCACGCTAAGAAAATGGTTTCGTCGTTATCAAGAACACGGCGAGCCTGGATTACTTGATCAATCAAGACGACCACACTCATCCCCTGCCCGGAAGACCACTAAGGAGATTGAGAGCTATATCCTTGATCTAAGGAAGAAACGGAATCTTGGGGCAAAGCGCATCAGTAGTGAACTTTTGCGGCTTCGTGACATCACGTTGTCAGCCCCGGTCATCCAAAAAGTGCTTGTCCGGCAAGGTCTAGGTGAATTGCCCGCTCGCTTGAAAAGGCGAAAGCACCCCATACGTTATAATCGCCCAATTCCTGGTGATCGTGTACAAATGGATGTCTGCAAAATTGGGCCTGGAATGTATCATTATGCCGCTATAGATGATTGTTCCCGTTACAAGGTTTTGGGGCTGTACCCGCGCCGTACAGCGGTCAATACCATCCATTTTCTGGAAAGAGTCGTCGAGGAAATGCCCTTTCCGATTCAACGTCTCCAAACAGATCGTGGGCGAGAATTTTTTGCCTTCAAAGTCCAGACATGGCTTCAGGAATATTGCATTAAATTTCGGCCAATCAAACCGCGCTCACCACATCTCAATGGCAAAGTCGAACGTGGGCACAAAACCGATTTGCAGGAATTCTATGCCACCGCCGACCTTTCAGCCCCTGATTTACAAGACCGTTTGGATGAGTGGCAGCATTTTTACAATTGGCATCGCCCCCATTCATCCCTGGGAGGAAAGCCGCCGATAGATCGCTATCACGAACTCAGCGCTAAAACGCCTTATCAGGATGAGGTCGAGGGCAACTACAATCCGGACAATGAACCCATTCGTGAGCAGAACTACAAGCTAGATTTGGCGCTACGAAAATTGAAATGATGTCTATTGTCCTCACAGATTAATGTCGCGTGCCAGGGTTCGTTATTGCCCTTTTCCAAATAAGAAGTGAGAAAAAGATGATTGTGCAGCACTATTTCGACGATGTCTCCGTCGGCGATGCCGGTATCAGTCCGACCGTGACCATGACGTCGGACATGATCATGGCTTATGCCGACCTCATCGGCGACCACACGCCCGTGCACACCGATGAGGACTATGCCCGCAACTCGTCCTTTGGGGAACGCGTGGCGCATGGGCTTTTGGGGTTATCCCTCACCGATGGACTCAAGACCAGGGCCGATCTTCAATTTGTGCCGGGCATGTCGCTTGGCTGGACATGGGATTTCCGACTGCCCATCAAGATCGGCGACAGCTTGCA
Above is a genomic segment from Rhodospirillaceae bacterium containing:
- a CDS encoding SDR family oxidoreductase → MNNEFADKVVVVSGSSRGIGHGIARAFARQGAQTVLAARGPFDAATATIVEDGSLAPVTCAGDLRTPEGCAQVLALVSERFGRCDILVNSAGATRAGAFLDLDEDAWQDGFALKFFACSRLCRLFWPLLAAAEGHVVNIVGGAARTPDPEFLIGGAVNAAMANFSKGLSKLGKRDKVNVNAIYPGLTETERVEQLFQQRAEATGKTPQEVRDEAVVNEGLHRLGKPEDVAALTLFLCSQSARHIQGTSIAVDGGATACLF
- a CDS encoding Gfo/Idh/MocA family oxidoreductase, whose product is MSPLRIALIGAGNIGHRHLKVLLADPDYQVVGIADPAPNTADYCREQEIPYFADPEAMLDEVRPDGAIVAVPNQLHVITGLACLSRKVPVLIEKPLADSLDGALDILDAVESSGVPVLVGHHRRHNPIMRRAAEILREDGVGKIIAVAGMWLAHKPDDYFDIPWRRQPGAGPILTNAIHDIDNLRMLCGEIETIQASTSNTVRGHPIEDTAAAVITFANGALGTLIVSDTVTSPWSWEWVSEENPYYPHEPRDCYLVTGTGGSLAVPSLELCWHEPGGHWGTPLTKRRNPVTPGDAYIEQMCNFADVIRGKAEPVVSAFDGARTLAATLAITLSARSGQPVQIDDLMRRDRDPDAAPTEEKAS
- a CDS encoding shikimate dehydrogenase codes for the protein MSTPVRAACVMGWPVEHSRAPIMHGYWISKYGISGDYRKEAIRPEDFPEFVSHLSEHGYVGGNITQPHKEVALALSTPDDRARAIGAANVVWLDDDELRSTNTDGDGFITALDHGSPGWDRNRDVAVVIGAGGASMSVVYVLLERGFKRVHVVNRTLARAEMLRDRFGSAVHPTSWDDLPSVLAEAQFLANSSSLGMVGEPDKDWDLSSLHDDVVVADVVYAPIKTSLLAAAERRGLRTSDGLGMLLHQAGRGFELWFGVHPEVTAEQRALVEAALKDH
- the aroQ gene encoding type II 3-dehydroquinate dehydratase, with product MKPKIMVLNGPNLNMLGTRQPEFYGYDTLADIEGRLEKLAEIHGAILDLRQTNYEGELVTWVQEARTTCAGIVINPAAYTHTSLALGDALAACDIPIIELHLSNPHKREEFRKHSYVSLVTTGVIFGLGAYGYEVAFEAMIRLVANKAEAEAK
- a CDS encoding Gfo/Idh/MocA family oxidoreductase encodes the protein MLNIAVIGAGAIGRIHARNLARHAGARLSAVYDINPEAAVTVAEEHGASAATSLDDALGDTMDAVIIASSTASHGDVARACVAAGKPFLCEKPLASDHPAGAAIVESAGAVHLTAGMAFNRRFHPQYAGIKEAVAGGDIGQLESILITSRSAAAPTLEFIKTSGGLFGEKGSHFYDLARWITGEHPVQVFAMGAALVNPRFAEVGEVDTAMITMRLPSGVLCQFDFSWRAAYGQDERLEVVGSKGMLQTRQAPVGAYSQFTQSGMTHEGLFPTWYQRFEHTYTQELDVFFEAITSGRQGQLPTLADGLAAQQLADAAKLSVNDGKTVAIPR
- a CDS encoding NAD(P)-dependent oxidoreductase is translated as MALLVTGAMGQVGYEVARQASADGAGVVAQYRRTFDEPAARALGDAVRWFPCDLVDIAAIETLADDHAIDACIHLAAVSNEAYARPDPVAAVQSNALAVANLLDVARRKHWRRVIVASTGGVFQNLNDVTRPIFEDTTPTATNIYGTTKLCAELLTRMYRTQFDVSAAVVRISWVYGPPTVITDATRGPIPVFLAKALAGTPVRDPGGADFAASFTYVADVAAGLIAACRAPALNFDLYHLGPGVNFTTSQVAAAVRTAVPGAVIELGPGTEPWTTYTAPRGPLAGERLQHDTGFTVGHSLEAGILEFAEWMRAHPETYR
- a CDS encoding Gfo/Idh/MocA family oxidoreductase; translation: MTDTRDRLLPTEVLFEGAFPRLSRRLRFGIVGGGRIAVIQAMGARLSDRWEMVAGALSSDPVTAKARGADWFLPDERCFATYEEMATIEAERPDGIDAVVITTPNDGHYGAARAFLEAGIDVLCDKPLTNDLSEAIELLHLARKTGLVFCVAHAFTSFPMVRQAREMVQGGVIGQVNQIHTEYMQDWMTTDATAAAPHVKWRLDPAKTGLTSCTGDIGTHAHHMASFVSGLELTHLRAELHVCGLPKTLDDTVMMMTRYADDIPGTLLATRVAPGNRGGLRLRIYGSLGGIEWDHEKPEFLKVNIFGKPDQILSRGQGDGIGPGVERFVRLSRGNSEGWIEAWANLYTEFALAVAARRDGIVLPEDWLLYPRVEDGARGVRFIEAAVESHKAGGAWVNCQLEL
- a CDS encoding GntR family transcriptional regulator: MSENLNEPLPISQQDWAYEQLRTDILNSTIAPSSKLQISDLKDRYQTSVGPVREAVSRLAAEGLVVKRGQRGYWAAPASLEEFREITRLRIILEVDALCHSVNNGDLEWEAKVVGAMYRLSSFSTASGEQDDIGDGAYQDENRRFHMALIGKCGFPWQLRFISALYDQTQRYWCLSTDQRTAEQREVEHEDHERILSAALNRDGEMAGQALATHIEREAQSVISTTFIEQILT
- a CDS encoding enoyl-CoA hydratase (Catalyzes the reversible hydration of unsaturated fatty acyl-CoA to beta-hydroxyacyl-CoA), translating into MESKNEHIIVERRGTGLILTLNRPQVRNALHPPAHDELSRAFDRLEADDSVHYAVVTGAGDKAFCTGSDLKFRAETGETYIPPMGFAGLTERFGLDKPVIAAINGDAVGGGMEIVLACDLAIAVKGARFGFPEPKVGLAASGGLHRLIRQIPTKFAMQIALKSELFSAGEALALGLVNAVVEPQELNDEIDKLIQTLEANAPLSLRATKQMMLAGLDEPSLEAAFAGSYPAYETMLASEDAVEGPLAFSQKRKPKWRAR
- a CDS encoding IS481 family transposase; the protein is MDEKQRARLGWIRLYEEVKDAGFVCRRCGISRPTLRKWFRRYQEHGEPGLLDQSRRPHSSPARKTTKEIESYILDLRKKRNLGAKRISSELLRLRDITLSAPVIQKVLVRQGLGELPARLKRRKHPIRYNRPIPGDRVQMDVCKIGPGMYHYAAIDDCSRYKVLGLYPRRTAVNTIHFLERVVEEMPFPIQRLQTDRGREFFAFKVQTWLQEYCIKFRPIKPRSPHLNGKVERGHKTDLQEFYATADLSAPDLQDRLDEWQHFYNWHRPHSSLGGKPPIDRYHELSAKTPYQDEVEGNYNPDNEPIREQNYKLDLALRKLK
- a CDS encoding MaoC family dehydratase; its protein translation is MIVQHYFDDVSVGDAGISPTVTMTSDMIMAYADLIGDHTPVHTDEDYARNSSFGERVAHGLLGLSLTDGLKTRADLQFVPGMSLGWTWDFRLPIKIGDSLHVRFHVASKRTTGKPGWGILVLASELINQDGNVVHEGEHKLMIPLNAEALEK